Proteins encoded by one window of Brienomyrus brachyistius isolate T26 chromosome 1, BBRACH_0.4, whole genome shotgun sequence:
- the LOC125738149 gene encoding coagulation factor VII-like: MWLQLLCLSLAVCVSRPAAVFLGRDEAHHLLQRFRRANSGWFEELKMGNLERECLEEKCSYEEARETFEHEQATEEFWKTYNVQDHCHSNPCQNNGTCTSQSGSSYTCFCIPPFSGRNCELVFKKTPDNCLHRNGECEHFCQEADGVRHCSCADGYALDADGQHCVSQEKFPCGKVPVLQNDEANGDHSGKSLGRIVGGTVCPRGHCPWQVLLMYADKGFCGGIIYKPDWVLTATHCLENKEAKYLKVVVGEHDLEKIEGSEQIIQVAEIVKHEHYNAKTSDNDIALLRLQAPIVFSLYAVPVCLPRREMAERELWAVTLHTVSGWGRRSEHGPTSQVLRQLQVPRIRTAECVEKSGVKLTINMFCAGYIEGRQDSCKGDSGGPLVTRYQNTWFLLGIVSWGKGCAQPGNYGIYTRVSNYLDWIHLRAAPANKTVSPTLASIHAPNHTVI, from the exons ATGTGGCTGCAGCTCCTCTGTCTCTCACTCGCTGTCTGCGTCTCCCGTCCTGCTGCAG TGTTCCTTGGCCGGGATGAGGCCCACCATCTCCTGCAGCGATTTAGGAGGGCCAACTCCGGCTGGTTCGAGGAGCTGAAGATGGGGAACCTGGAGCGGGAGTGTCTGGAGGAGAAATGCTCGTACGAGGAGGCGAGGGAGACGTTCGAGCACGAGCAAGCTACA GAAGAGTTTTGGAAGACTTACAATG TTCAAGATCACTGCCATTCAAATCCATGTCAAAACAACGGAACCTgcaccagccaatcaggatcGTCCTACACGTGCTTCTGCATTCCACCTTTCAGTGGGCGAAACTGTGAATTGG tGTTCAAAAAAACACCGGATAACTGCTTGCACCGTAATGGCGAGTGTGAGCATTTCTGCCAAGAGGCTGATGGTGTGCGCCACTGCTCCTGTGCCGATGGGTATGCCCTGGACGCGGACGGACAGCACTGCGTCTCGCAAG AGAAGTTTCCTTGTGGGAAAGTCCCGGTCCTGCAGAATGATGAAGCGAATGGGGACCACAGCGGAAAATCCCTCGGCAGGATCGTTGGAGGAACCGTGTGCCCGAGGGGTCACTGTCCTTGGCAG GTTCTGCTGATGTATGCTGACAAGGGCTTCTGTGGTGGGATAATCTACAAGCCCGACTGGGTCCTCACAGCCACCCACTGCCTGGAGAACAAAGAGGCCAAGTACCTTAAGGTGGTTGTAG gGGAGCACGACCTGGAGAAGATCGAGGGCTCGGAGCAGATCATTCAGGTGGCAGAGATCGTGAAGCACGAGCACTACAATGCGAAGACGTCAGACAACGACATAGCCCTGCTGCGCCTGCAGGCGCCCATTGTGTTCTCGCTCTACGCCGTGCCCGTGTGCCTGCCGCGGCGTGAGATGGCCGAGCGTGAGCTGTGGGCCGTCACGCTGCACACAGTCAGCGGCTGGGGCCGCCGCAGCGAGCACGGGCCTACGTCGCAGGTCCTGCGGCAGCTACAGGTGCCCCGCATCCGCACGGCCGAGTGCGTGGAGAAGAGCGGGGTCAAGCTCACCATCAACATGTTTTGTGCTGGCTACATCGAGGGTAGGCAGGACTCCTGCAAGGGCGACAGCGGCGGCCCCCTGGTGACCCGCTACCAGAACACTTGGTTCCTGCTGGGAATCGTCAGCTGGGGGAAAGGCTGCGCCCAGCCAGGGAATTATGGGATATACACTCGGGTGTCCAACTACCTGGACTGGATCCACCTGCGGGCAGCACCAGCCAACAAAACTGTCAGTCCCACCCTGGCATCCATACATGCACCAAACCACACTGTCatctaa
- the LOC125727940 gene encoding coagulation factor VII-like has translation MCACADDYALAEDGRSCIAQALGWPGLQVLLQHKGYSYCGGVIVHPSWVVTTAHCLINLNVENLMVVAGEHNLRLAEGTEQKTGVAEAVLHRLYNVTTSDSNIALLRLHQPIMFSDCGVPVCLPRREFAENELAAMRYSTVSGWVCRIKAGYTRGDIVTLYPPTLLEKYVLFLLSFC, from the exons ATGTGCGCGTGTGCTGATGACTACGCCCTGGCAGAGGACGGGCGGAGCTGCATCGCTCAAG CTTTGGGGTGGCCCGGATTGCAGGTTTTGTTGCAGCACAAAGGCTATAGCTACTGCGGGGGGGTCATCGTTCATCCCAGCTGGGTGGTCACCACTGCCCACTGTCTGATCAACCTGAATGTTGAGAACCTGATGGTGGTGGCAG GGGAGCACAACCTGAGGCTGGCAGAGGGGACGGAGCAGAAGACCGGCGTGGCCGAAGCTGTCCTCCACAGGCTGTACAATGTCACAACTAGCGATAGCAACATCGCCCTGTTGAGGCTACACCAGCCCATTATGTTCTCCGACTGCGGCGTGCCTGTGTGCCTCCCACGGAGGGAGTTTGCTGAGAACGAGTTGGCAGCCATGCGCTACTCCACTGTCAGTGGCTGGGTCTGCCGGATCAAGGCCGGCTACACCCGAGGAGACATTGTGACCCTGTACCCGCCCAccttgttagagaaatatgtactttttttattgtcattttgctag
- the f10 gene encoding coagulation factor X, with amino-acid sequence MFCFIQAGLLLLSLLPEADTGVFLQNQDANQVLNRRRRANSMFEEFKKGDMERECIEERCSHEEAREIFENDERTNEFWNVYFDGDSCRSVPCINNGTCKDGIGSYTCYCVAGFQGTNCEIAIPKLCDLSNGDCEHFCNVVHNHVICSCADGYTLGEDGKSCLSNEPFKCGFLVSKHNTRSIKVSQPLSNATRHQNISAVFGASNMTVESSEDDTEDGELFTGSRIVDGEECLSGECPWQALLVTEDDLGFCGGTILNQKFILTAAHCMREAQSFHVVLGETNRDVDEHREARHEVDLVLVHSQYMPDTYHNDIALVKVKEPIRFSPYILPACLPESDFAERVLMRQHDGMVSGFGRIREGGPQSPLLLKLSVPYVDRKTCIDSSSLKISNTMFCAGYSDEAKDACQGDSGGPHVTRYKNTWFLTGVVSWGEGCARRGKYGIYTQVSKYIKWIRAVQRKYIQL; translated from the exons ATGTTCTGTTTTATCCAGGCTGGTCTTCTCCTCTTGTCACTGCTGCCCGAGGCTGATACGGGAG TTTTCCTTCAGAACCAGGATGCCAACCAAGTGCTGAACCGGAGGAGGCGGGCAAACAGCATGTTTGAGGAGTTTAAAAAAGGGGACATGGAGCGGGAGTGCATTGAGGAGCGGTGTAGCCACGAGGAGGCCAGAGAGATATTCGAGAATGACGAGCGTACG AATGAGTTCTGGAACGTCTACTTTG ATGGGGATTCCTGCAGGTCTGTTCCCTGTATAAACAATGGCACCTGCAAGGATGGGATCGGGAGTTACACGTGTTACTGTGTCGCCGGCTTCCAGGGCACCAACTGTGAAATCG CGATACCAAAGCTATGCGACTTAAGCAACGGAGACTGCGAGCATTTCTGTAACGTGGTTCATAACCACGTCATCTGCTCGTGTGCTGATGGATACACCCTGGGAGAGGATGGGAAGTCCTGCCTGTCTAATG AGCCCTTCAAATGCGGCTTCCTAGTCAGCAAGCACAACACCCGCAGCATTAAAGTTTCCCAGCCGCTGTCCAATGCCACGCGACACCAAAACATCTCTGCCGTGTTTGGCGCGAGCAACATGACTGTGGAATCATCCGAAGATGATACTGAAGATGGGGAACTTTTTACTGGCTCTCGTATTGTCGATGGCGAGGAGTGTCTCTCTGGAGAATGCCCCTGGCAG GCCCTCCTGGTAACCGAGGATGACCTGGGCTTCTGTGGTGGAACTATTCTCAATCAAAAATTCATCTTGACGGCAGCTCACTGCATGAGGGAGGCACAGTCATTCCATGTTGTCCTGG GCGAGACTAACAGAGATGTGGATGAGCATCGCGAAGCCCGCCACGAGGTAGACCTGGTGCTAGTGCACAGCCAGTACATGCCTGACACGTACCACAACGACATCGCGCTCGTCAAGGTGAAGGAGCCCATCCGCTTCTCGCCGTACATCCTGCCGGCCTGCCTGCCAGAGAGCGACTTCGCCGAGCGTGTGCTGATGCGGCAGCACGACGGCATGGTCAGCGGGTTCGGCCGTATCCGCGAGGGCGGCCCCCAGTCACCTCTGCTGCTCAAGCTCAGCGTGCCCTACGTGGACCGCAAGACCTGCATCGACTCCAGCAGCCTGAAGATCTCCAACACCATGTTCTGCGCCGGCTACAGCGACGAGGCCAAGGACGCGTGTCAGGGTGACAGTGGTGGGCCCCACGTCACCCGCTACAAAAACACGTGGTTTCTGACAGGCGTGGTCAGCTGGGGAGAAGGCTGTGCGCGGCGAGGGAAGTACGGCATCTACACACAAGTGTCCAAGTACATCAAGTGGATCCGAGCAGTCCAGCGGAAGTACATTCAGCTCTGA
- the setdb2 gene encoding histone-lysine N-methyltransferase SETDB2 isoform X2: MKMEFDSPEVAKAKEFWRRVNVDHVFSELTGYLNKVRDMIKSDAATDREYVWSMTMVVESEILPLDNDIEEVIIKSAPTQIVCSLPTVNEGAESKCEAGNLKLEWSSRKKGEEFGSDTHLVPAFPPFSEDPTGFVIAPLAVQPPFHPHDCTRACLPNLPPSIDLFLGENPLKVPILCQFQRLNAMPDESEEAEPDVVYKAPCGRAMRGPDDVLHFLRETHSDGILRLDNFSFNSSVVLARSCDLAVGGLLEADLSKGVELTPVQLYNEVDGERPSDFRYRKDRWPHGCFVGPTPTYSACCDCQDGCVDVARCDCLQLTLRSAEAAALGHADTLVPYTHRRLLHPVPSGIYECGPWCGCNWDRCQNHLVQDGLRVRLQVFRTQDCGWGVRCRDDLDSGTFVCTYTGILLWAGPTASSFLSKRKREELPSDDEVEVIEEWKMPPEELGTQLDASCPPPPTSHVPIIQGPASLSPLVLDKESRKVTDNGTRTIPRKGELKETGVSPTPCAVHGDVDAGRCKGLWEDSEEHLFYMDATEEGNVARFLNVAQLPAQPLCPERLC; this comes from the exons ATGAAAATGGAATTTGATTCGCCTGAAGTTG CGAAGGCGAAGGAGTTCTGGAGACGCGTAAATGTAGATCacgtgttcagtgagctgacaGGGTATTTAAACAAAGTGAGGGACATGATTAAAAGCGACGCCGCCACGGACAGAG AGTACGTCTGGAGCATGACTATGGTGGTAGAATCTGAAATCTTACCATTGGATAATGACATTGAAGAAGTAATTATCAAATCAG CTCCCACCCAAATTGTCTGCAGTCTGCCGACTGTGAATGAAGGAGCGGAGAGCAAGTGTGAGGCCGGCAACCTGAAGCTGGAGTGGAGCTCAAG GAAGAAGGGGGAGGAGTTTGGTTCAGACACTCATCTTGTGCCGGCCTTCCCTCCATTTAGCGAGGACCCAACTGGCTTTGTCATCGCACCCCTGGCTGTCCAGCCCCCTTTCCACCCCCATGACTGTACCCGGGCCTGCCTACCCAACCTCCCCCCCTCCATTGACCTTTTTCTGGGGGAGAACCCCCTCAAGGTGCCCATCTTGTGCCAGTTCCAGCGACTGAACGCCATGCCGGATGAGTCGGAGGAGGCCGAGCCAGATGTGGTGTACAAGGCCCCGTGCGGGAGAGCCATGCGGGGCCCCGACGATGTCCTGCACTTTCTGCGCGAGACGCACAGTGATGGCATCCTGCGTTTGGATAACTTCAGCTTCAATAGCTCTGTCGTGCTGGCAAGGAGCTGCGACCTCGCGGTGGGTGGGCTCCTGGAGGCGGACCTGAGCAAGGGGGTGGAGCTGACGCCAGTCCAGCTGTACAATGAGGTGGACGGTGAGCGTCCATCAGACTTCCGTTATAGGAAGGACCGGTGGCCGCATGGCTGTTTTGTAGGCCCCACCCCGACCTACTCCGCCTGCTGTGACTGCCAGGACGGCTGTGTGGACGTGGCTCGCTGCGACTGCCTGCAACTCACCCTCCGATCTGCTGAGGCAGCGGCTCTGGGGCACGCAGACACGCTGGTCCCTTACACTCACAGACGGCTGCTGCACCCGGTGCCCTCAGG GATCTACGAGTGTGGTCCGTGGTGCGGCTGCAATTGGGACCGCTGCCAGAACCACCTAGTCCAGGACGGCTTGCGTGTCCGTCTGCAGGTGTTCCGCACCCAAGACTGCGGCTGGGGCGTGCGCTGCCGTGACGACCTGGACTCGGGCACCTTTGTCTGTACATACACCG GGATACTCCTCTGGGCCGGGCCCACAGCCAGCTCCTTTCTCTCTAAGCGGAAAAGGGAGGAGCTGCCCTCAGACGACGAGGTGGAGGTAATAGAGGAATGGAAGATGCCTCCTGAAGAATTAGGGACACAGCTGGATGCGtcctgcccgcccccccccacctcacatgTGCCCATCATCCAGGGGCCTGCGAGCCTGTCACCTCTAGTTCTGGACAAGGAGTCAAGAAAG GTGACGGATAACGGTACAAGAACCATCCCCAGGAAGGGAGAGCTAAAGGAGACAGGGGTCTCCCCCACACCCTGTGCTGTGCACGGAGATGTAGATGCAGGCCGATGCAAAGGATTGTGGGAGGATTCTGAGGAGCACCTGTTCTACATGGATGCGACAGAGGAGGGGAACGTAGCCAGGTTCCTAAATGTAG CACAGCTGCCAGCCCAACCTCTTTGTCCAGAACGTCTTTGTTGA
- the LOC125738168 gene encoding vitamin K-dependent protein Z-like isoform X2, translating to MQNAMSGLTLSLLLLPLCAADVFLRPYDAHSVLHRPRRANTGLLEELRQGSLERECIEEVCDYEEAREVFEDDALMNRFWTMYRNRNPCDPNPCLNNRNCVHFQSIYQCQCPRGSKGDTGKKPE from the exons ATGCAGAACGCCATGTCAGGTTTAACACTCTCTCTGCTTTTACTGCCGCTGTGCGCTGCCGATG TCTTCCTGAGGCCGTATGATGCCCATTCCGTCCTGCACCGCCCCCGGCGAGCCAACACTGGCCTGCTGGAGGAGCTGAGGCAGGGCAGCCTGGAACGGGAGTGCATCGAGGAGGTCTGCGACTACGAGGAGGCACGGGAGGTCTTCGAGGATGACGCCTTGATG AATCGGTTTTGGACGATGTACAGAA ACCGCAACCCATGTGATCCCAATCCATGCCTCAACAACAGAAATTGTGTCCATTTTCAATCGATCTATCAATGCCAATGTCCGAGGGGTTCCAAGGGAGACACTGGCAAGAAG CCAGAGTAG
- the LOC125738168 gene encoding vitamin K-dependent protein Z-like isoform X1, with the protein MQNAMSGLTLSLLLLPLCAADVFLRPYDAHSVLHRPRRANTGLLEELRQGSLERECIEEVCDYEEAREVFEDDALMNRFWTMYRNRNPCDPNPCLNNRNCVHFQSIYQCQCPRGSKGDTGKKVGEPQKRLHLAGPQPQNVLL; encoded by the exons ATGCAGAACGCCATGTCAGGTTTAACACTCTCTCTGCTTTTACTGCCGCTGTGCGCTGCCGATG TCTTCCTGAGGCCGTATGATGCCCATTCCGTCCTGCACCGCCCCCGGCGAGCCAACACTGGCCTGCTGGAGGAGCTGAGGCAGGGCAGCCTGGAACGGGAGTGCATCGAGGAGGTCTGCGACTACGAGGAGGCACGGGAGGTCTTCGAGGATGACGCCTTGATG AATCGGTTTTGGACGATGTACAGAA ACCGCAACCCATGTGATCCCAATCCATGCCTCAACAACAGAAATTGTGTCCATTTTCAATCGATCTATCAATGCCAATGTCCGAGGGGTTCCAAGGGAGACACTGGCAAGAAGGTTGGTGAGCCACAAAAACGACTGCACCTAGCAGGTCCCCAGCCACAAAATGTGCTTTTATAG
- the LOC125738156 gene encoding coagulation factor VII-like — protein MEPPKVKIGHLLLFLISIQASSGIPGVFLNAPEANRLLLQRGKRANSLMEELKPGDLERECLEEKCSYEEAREILIVPENLEDFWRNYSEENECECAPCQNGGTCVDQTRSYTCICPHGFEGKDCQLAERASFGCLYRNGGCEHFCTDVPGSPPQCHCAPGYALANDSTSCVQQVAFPCGRVTEAFNPRIVRGQVCPKGECPWQALLEYNGEYMCGGILLDATWVLTAAHCVWRANPSRLRVTLGEHVRLLKEGTEQARGVVKVTIHPNYDHVSSDNDIALLQLSGAVQIGQFVLPVCLPPQGGSFVRVTLASVRTSVVSGWGKLSQSGPEALLLQRLEVPRITLQECQQQTNLTLTPNMLCAGFLEGEQDSCQGDSGGPLVTRYKNTWFLSGIVSWGKGCAQSGFYGIYTRVANYLNWIDGIVSSPQAQGHHTSS, from the exons ATGGAGCCTCCTAAAGTCAAAATCGGCCACCTGCTCCTGTTTTTAATCTCCATCCAGGCCAGCAGTGGAATTCCGGGGG TCTTCCTGAACGCGCCGGAGGCCAATCGGCTGCTCCTGCAAAGAGGCAAACGGGCAAACTCCTTAATGGAGGAACTGAAGCCGGGCGATCTGGAGAGGGAGTGTCTGGAGGAGAAATGCAGCTATGAGGAGGCACGGGAAATCTTAATTGTCCCCGAGAATCTG GAAGATTTCTGGAGGAATTACTCAG AGGAGAATGAGTGTGAATGTGCTCCCTGTCAGAATGGGGGGACCTGTGTGGACCAGACCAGATCCTACACCTGTATTTGCCCCCATGGCTTTGAGGGGAAAGATTGTCAGCTGG CTGAGAGGGCGTCGTTCGGCTGCCTGTACAGGAATGGCGGCTGTGAGCACTTCTGCACTGACGTTCCCGGCTCGCCGCCGCAGTGCCACTGTGCCCCGGGGTACGCCCTGGCCAACGACAGCACCAGCTGCGTGCAGCAAG TTGCCTTTCCCTGTGGCAGGGTGACTGAGGCTTTTAACCCAAGGATTGTGAGAGGCCAAGTTTGCCCCAAGGGGGAGTGTCCTTGGCAG GCCTTGCTGGAGTACAACGGCGAGTACATGTGCGGAGGCATCCTCCTGGACGCCACGTGGGTCCTGACGGCTGCCCACTGCGTGTGGCGCGCCAACCCATCAAGGCTGCGGGTGACGCTGG GTGAACACGTCCGCTTGCTGAAAGAGGGCACAGAGCAGGCGAGGGGGGTGGTAAAGGTCACCATCCACCCGAACTACGACCACGTCTCGTCAGACAACGACATCGCCCTCCTGCAGCTCTCCGGGGCTGTGCAGATTGGCCAGTTCGTCCTGCCTGTATGCCTCCCACCACAGGGGGGCAGCTTCGTCAGGGTGACGTTGGCGTCCGTGCGCACGTCCGTTGTGAGCGGCTGGGGGAAACTGTCACAGTCCGGCCCCGAGGCGCTGTTGCTACAGCGGCTGGAGGTGCCACGAATCACCCTGCAGGAGTGTCAGCAGCAGACCAACCTCACGCTCACTCCCAACATGCTGTGCGCTGGCTTCCTGGAGGGGGAGCAGGACTCCTGCCAGGGTGACAGTGGCGGGCCCCTCGTCACCCGCTACAAGAACACCTGGTTCCTGAGCGGCATTGTCAGCTGGGGCAAGGGCTGTGCCCAGTCTGGCTTCTACGGCATCTACACGCGAGTCGCGAACTACCTAAACTGGATCGATGGCATCGTGAGCTCTCCACAGGCTCAGGGTCACCACACCAGCTCGTAG
- the setdb2 gene encoding histone-lysine N-methyltransferase SETDB2 isoform X3 produces MKMEFDSPEVAKAKEFWRRVNVDHVFSELTGYLNKVRDMIKSDAATDREYVWSMTMVVESEILPLDNDIEEVIIKSAPTQIVCSLPTVNEGAESKCEAGNLKLEWSSRKKGEEFGSDTHLVPAFPPFSEDPTGFVIAPLAVQPPFHPHDCTRACLPNLPPSIDLFLGENPLKVPILCQFQRLNAMPDESEEAEPDVVYKAPCGRAMRGPDDVLHFLRETHSDGILRLDNFSFNSSVVLARSCDLAVGGLLEADLSKGVELTPVQLYNEVDGERPSDFRYRKDRWPHGCFVGPTPTYSACCDCQDGCVDVARCDCLQLTLRSAEAAALGHADTLVPYTHRRLLHPVPSGIYECGPWCGCNWDRCQNHLVQDGLRVRLQVFRTQDCGWGVRCRDDLDSGTFVCTYTGILLWAGPTASSFLSKRKREELPSDDEVEVIEEWKMPPEELGTQLDASCPPPPTSHVPIIQGPASLSPLVLDKESRKVTDNGTRTIPRKGELKETGVSPTPCAVHGDVDAGRCKGLWEDSEEHLFYMDATEEGNVARFLNLPAQPLCPERLC; encoded by the exons ATGAAAATGGAATTTGATTCGCCTGAAGTTG CGAAGGCGAAGGAGTTCTGGAGACGCGTAAATGTAGATCacgtgttcagtgagctgacaGGGTATTTAAACAAAGTGAGGGACATGATTAAAAGCGACGCCGCCACGGACAGAG AGTACGTCTGGAGCATGACTATGGTGGTAGAATCTGAAATCTTACCATTGGATAATGACATTGAAGAAGTAATTATCAAATCAG CTCCCACCCAAATTGTCTGCAGTCTGCCGACTGTGAATGAAGGAGCGGAGAGCAAGTGTGAGGCCGGCAACCTGAAGCTGGAGTGGAGCTCAAG GAAGAAGGGGGAGGAGTTTGGTTCAGACACTCATCTTGTGCCGGCCTTCCCTCCATTTAGCGAGGACCCAACTGGCTTTGTCATCGCACCCCTGGCTGTCCAGCCCCCTTTCCACCCCCATGACTGTACCCGGGCCTGCCTACCCAACCTCCCCCCCTCCATTGACCTTTTTCTGGGGGAGAACCCCCTCAAGGTGCCCATCTTGTGCCAGTTCCAGCGACTGAACGCCATGCCGGATGAGTCGGAGGAGGCCGAGCCAGATGTGGTGTACAAGGCCCCGTGCGGGAGAGCCATGCGGGGCCCCGACGATGTCCTGCACTTTCTGCGCGAGACGCACAGTGATGGCATCCTGCGTTTGGATAACTTCAGCTTCAATAGCTCTGTCGTGCTGGCAAGGAGCTGCGACCTCGCGGTGGGTGGGCTCCTGGAGGCGGACCTGAGCAAGGGGGTGGAGCTGACGCCAGTCCAGCTGTACAATGAGGTGGACGGTGAGCGTCCATCAGACTTCCGTTATAGGAAGGACCGGTGGCCGCATGGCTGTTTTGTAGGCCCCACCCCGACCTACTCCGCCTGCTGTGACTGCCAGGACGGCTGTGTGGACGTGGCTCGCTGCGACTGCCTGCAACTCACCCTCCGATCTGCTGAGGCAGCGGCTCTGGGGCACGCAGACACGCTGGTCCCTTACACTCACAGACGGCTGCTGCACCCGGTGCCCTCAGG GATCTACGAGTGTGGTCCGTGGTGCGGCTGCAATTGGGACCGCTGCCAGAACCACCTAGTCCAGGACGGCTTGCGTGTCCGTCTGCAGGTGTTCCGCACCCAAGACTGCGGCTGGGGCGTGCGCTGCCGTGACGACCTGGACTCGGGCACCTTTGTCTGTACATACACCG GGATACTCCTCTGGGCCGGGCCCACAGCCAGCTCCTTTCTCTCTAAGCGGAAAAGGGAGGAGCTGCCCTCAGACGACGAGGTGGAGGTAATAGAGGAATGGAAGATGCCTCCTGAAGAATTAGGGACACAGCTGGATGCGtcctgcccgcccccccccacctcacatgTGCCCATCATCCAGGGGCCTGCGAGCCTGTCACCTCTAGTTCTGGACAAGGAGTCAAGAAAG GTGACGGATAACGGTACAAGAACCATCCCCAGGAAGGGAGAGCTAAAGGAGACAGGGGTCTCCCCCACACCCTGTGCTGTGCACGGAGATGTAGATGCAGGCCGATGCAAAGGATTGTGGGAGGATTCTGAGGAGCACCTGTTCTACATGGATGCGACAGAGGAGGGGAACGTAGCCAGGTTCCTAAAT CTGCCAGCCCAACCTCTTTGTCCAGAACGTCTTTGTTGA
- the setdb2 gene encoding histone-lysine N-methyltransferase SETDB2 isoform X1, which translates to MKMEFDSPEVAKAKEFWRRVNVDHVFSELTGYLNKVRDMIKSDAATDREYVWSMTMVVESEILPLDNDIEEVIIKSAPTQIVCSLPTVNEGAESKCEAGNLKLEWSSRKKGEEFGSDTHLVPAFPPFSEDPTGFVIAPLAVQPPFHPHDCTRACLPNLPPSIDLFLGENPLKVPILCQFQRLNAMPDESEEAEPDVVYKAPCGRAMRGPDDVLHFLRETHSDGILRLDNFSFNSSVVLARSCDLAVGGLLEADLSKGVELTPVQLYNEVDGERPSDFRYRKDRWPHGCFVGPTPTYSACCDCQDGCVDVARCDCLQLTLRSAEAAALGHADTLVPYTHRRLLHPVPSGIYECGPWCGCNWDRCQNHLVQDGLRVRLQVFRTQDCGWGVRCRDDLDSGTFVCTYTGILLWAGPTASSFLSKRKREELPSDDEVEVIEEWKMPPEELGTQLDASCPPPPTSHVPIIQGPASLSPLVLDKESRKVTDNGTRTIPRKGELKETGVSPTPCAVHGDVDAGRCKGLWEDSEEHLFYMDATEEGNVARFLNHSCQPNLFVQNVFVESHNRTYPTVAFFTSREVKAGTELTWKYSYKPGSLPEQEVPCQCGSESCQGAII; encoded by the exons ATGAAAATGGAATTTGATTCGCCTGAAGTTG CGAAGGCGAAGGAGTTCTGGAGACGCGTAAATGTAGATCacgtgttcagtgagctgacaGGGTATTTAAACAAAGTGAGGGACATGATTAAAAGCGACGCCGCCACGGACAGAG AGTACGTCTGGAGCATGACTATGGTGGTAGAATCTGAAATCTTACCATTGGATAATGACATTGAAGAAGTAATTATCAAATCAG CTCCCACCCAAATTGTCTGCAGTCTGCCGACTGTGAATGAAGGAGCGGAGAGCAAGTGTGAGGCCGGCAACCTGAAGCTGGAGTGGAGCTCAAG GAAGAAGGGGGAGGAGTTTGGTTCAGACACTCATCTTGTGCCGGCCTTCCCTCCATTTAGCGAGGACCCAACTGGCTTTGTCATCGCACCCCTGGCTGTCCAGCCCCCTTTCCACCCCCATGACTGTACCCGGGCCTGCCTACCCAACCTCCCCCCCTCCATTGACCTTTTTCTGGGGGAGAACCCCCTCAAGGTGCCCATCTTGTGCCAGTTCCAGCGACTGAACGCCATGCCGGATGAGTCGGAGGAGGCCGAGCCAGATGTGGTGTACAAGGCCCCGTGCGGGAGAGCCATGCGGGGCCCCGACGATGTCCTGCACTTTCTGCGCGAGACGCACAGTGATGGCATCCTGCGTTTGGATAACTTCAGCTTCAATAGCTCTGTCGTGCTGGCAAGGAGCTGCGACCTCGCGGTGGGTGGGCTCCTGGAGGCGGACCTGAGCAAGGGGGTGGAGCTGACGCCAGTCCAGCTGTACAATGAGGTGGACGGTGAGCGTCCATCAGACTTCCGTTATAGGAAGGACCGGTGGCCGCATGGCTGTTTTGTAGGCCCCACCCCGACCTACTCCGCCTGCTGTGACTGCCAGGACGGCTGTGTGGACGTGGCTCGCTGCGACTGCCTGCAACTCACCCTCCGATCTGCTGAGGCAGCGGCTCTGGGGCACGCAGACACGCTGGTCCCTTACACTCACAGACGGCTGCTGCACCCGGTGCCCTCAGG GATCTACGAGTGTGGTCCGTGGTGCGGCTGCAATTGGGACCGCTGCCAGAACCACCTAGTCCAGGACGGCTTGCGTGTCCGTCTGCAGGTGTTCCGCACCCAAGACTGCGGCTGGGGCGTGCGCTGCCGTGACGACCTGGACTCGGGCACCTTTGTCTGTACATACACCG GGATACTCCTCTGGGCCGGGCCCACAGCCAGCTCCTTTCTCTCTAAGCGGAAAAGGGAGGAGCTGCCCTCAGACGACGAGGTGGAGGTAATAGAGGAATGGAAGATGCCTCCTGAAGAATTAGGGACACAGCTGGATGCGtcctgcccgcccccccccacctcacatgTGCCCATCATCCAGGGGCCTGCGAGCCTGTCACCTCTAGTTCTGGACAAGGAGTCAAGAAAG GTGACGGATAACGGTACAAGAACCATCCCCAGGAAGGGAGAGCTAAAGGAGACAGGGGTCTCCCCCACACCCTGTGCTGTGCACGGAGATGTAGATGCAGGCCGATGCAAAGGATTGTGGGAGGATTCTGAGGAGCACCTGTTCTACATGGATGCGACAGAGGAGGGGAACGTAGCCAGGTTCCTAAAT CACAGCTGCCAGCCCAACCTCTTTGTCCAGAACGTCTTTGTTGAGTCTCACAACCGCACCTACCCCACCGTGGCCTTCTTCACTAGCAG AGAGGTGAAGGCAGGGACGGAGCTGACCTGGAAGTATTCCTATAAGCCGGGGAGCCTACCGGAGCAGGAAGTGCCCTGCCAGTGCGGGAGTGAGAGCTGTCAAGGTGCCATCATCTGA